A single region of the Dioscorea cayenensis subsp. rotundata cultivar TDr96_F1 unplaced genomic scaffold, TDr96_F1_v2_PseudoChromosome.rev07_lg8_w22 25.fasta BLBR01000256.1, whole genome shotgun sequence genome encodes:
- the LOC120253954 gene encoding uncharacterized protein LOC120253954 isoform X1 yields the protein MTWHATHERNEGVMQHPSDAEAWKHFDRTYPDFAQETRNIRLGLCADGFAPHGQFGRTYSCWPVVVTPYNLPPGMCMKRPYMFLTLICPGPKNPKKNIDVFLQPLIDELNNLWVCGEMAYDISKSEYFRMKAALLWTINDFPAYGMLSGWSTAGVFGCPICMESSNAFHLQHGRKASYFDCHRKFLPQNHSYRKDKKSFIRGRVEKNGAPPILSGDEILNRVMMFPTAVEDPINTPPGYGADHKWTKRSIFWDLPYWKTNLIRHNLDVMHIEKNVFDNVFFTVMDVKGKSKDNINARKDVGVLCDRKEIAVPSNSTCRSIPKALYTLTKAQKRVICEWIHQLRFPDGYASNLGRCVDMNELKITGMKSHDCHVFMQRLIPIAFRELLPSFIWNPLTELSLLFQCICSVVLDIGKLIDLEEKVAVILCNLEKIFPPAFFDSMEHLVVHLPYEARIGGPVQYRWMYPFERFLQELKKTLKNKAHVEGSICQAYIAQEINIFAEHYFEPHISCRRRRLRRNDEGVSNDIFPPFSIFNYIGRAQGRPKIRWLSENELHVAHTYILRNCPEVQSYYKIFVNYLQGNPADAIDKAIDKHFAKWFESFVANEINQVTDPLLQSLAWGPSKKVTTWPGYFINGYNFHTVTHGMEKATMNSGVCVQGTNADDSSTDFYGLLEDIVQLEYHGSRWNHVVLFECTWFDPINGTKVHPIYKLVDINRKRIYPKYDPFVLAQQAIQVNYIDYPSTKKDKVDWLAVSKTKARRMVEATWPEKDGSAYQMEEIQSLTGVNVMEDILHLFDPQGIQLVVDLSDILQPISEGESEKDELTDDEDNEQSDGDDDDDDDDDVVVVVDDDDDEHDF from the exons ATGACCTGGCATGCTACTCATGAAAGAAACGAGGGAGTAATGCAACATCCATCTGATGCGGAGGCATGGAAACATTTTGATAGAACTTATCCTGATTTTGCCCAGGAAACTCGTAATATTCGTTTGGGTTTATGTGCTGATGGCTTTGCACCGCATGGACAATTTGGGAGGACTTATTCATGTTGGCCAGTGGTTGTGACTCCTTATAACCTTCCACCAGGCATGTGCATGAAAAGGCCTTATATGTTCTTAACTCTAATTTGTCCCGGGCCTAAGAACCCGAAGAAGAACATAGATGTTTTTCTACAACCTTTGATTGATGAGTTGAATAATTTATGGGTTTGTGGTGAAATGGCATATGATATTTCCAAAAGTGAATATTTTCGCATGAAGGCTGCACTTTTGtggacaattaatgattttccaGCATACGGGATGCTATCTGGGTGGAGTACTGCCGGGGTTTTCGGATGTCCAATATGTATGGAGAGCTCCAATGCTTTTCACCTACAACACGGTCGGAAGGCAAGCTATTTTGATTGTCATCGAAAGTTCTTACCACAAAATCATTCGTACCGTAAGGACAAAAAATCTTTCATTCGAGGTCGTGTGGAAAAAAATGGTGCACCGCCAATATTGTCGGGGGATGAAATTCTTAATCGAGTTATGATGTTCCCAACAGCAGTTGAGGACCCAATTAACACTCCCCCAGGGTATGGAGCAGATCATAAATGGACAAAAAGAAGCATTTTTTGGGATCTTCCTTATTGGAAAACCAATTTGATCCGACACAATCTTGATGTGATGCACATcgaaaaaaatgtttttgataaTGTGTTTTTCACTGTGATGGATGTGAAAGGGAAGAGCAAGGATAACATTAACGCAAGAAAAGATGTTGGAGTTCTTTGTGATCGTAAGGAGATAGCAGTTCCTTCAAATAGTACATGTCGTTCTATTCCTAAAGCACTCTACACTTTAACTAAAGCACAGAAGAGGGTTATTTGTGAGTGGATTCACCAATTAAGGTTTCCAGATGGTTATGCTTCTAATCTTGGAAGGTGTGTTGAcatgaatgaattaaaaataactgGTATGAAAAGCCATGACTGCCATGTGTTTATGCAGAGGCTGATTCCGATTGCTTTTAGGGAATTGCTACCATCGTTCATTTGGAATCCATTAACAGAATTAAGCTTATTATTCCAGTGTATATGTTCTGTTGTGCTTGACATTGGCAAACTTATTGATTTAGAAGAAAAGGTTGCAGTGATTTTATGTAACTTGGAAAAGATTTTCCCACCGGCATTTTTTGATTCTATGGAGCATCTTGTTGTCCATTTGCCCTATGAGGCTAGAATTGGAGGCCCTgttcaatatagatggatgtatccttttgaGAG GTTTcttcaagaactaaaaaaaactttaaagaaTAAAGCACATGTTGAGGGTTCAATCTGTCAAGCATATATTGCGCAGGAAATCAACATTTTCGCAGAGCATTACTTTGAACCTCACATATCATGTAGGAGGAGGAGATTGCGACGAAATGATGAGGGTGTGAGTAATGACATTTTCCCACCTTTCTCTATATTCAATTACATTGGTCGAGCTCAAGGTCGTCCAAAGATCAGGTGGCTATCGGAAAATGAGCTACATGTAGCGCATACGTACATATTGCGAAATTGCCCGGAAGTACAGTCATATTACAA GATATTTGTCAACTATCTACAAGGTAACCCCGCTGATGCTATTGATAAGGCGATTGACAAGCATTTTGCAAAGTGGTTTGAAAGTTTT GTTGCAAATGAGATCAATCAAGTCACGGATCCTCTCTTGCAGAGCTTGGCTTGGGGTCCATCTAAGAAAGTAACAACATGGCCAGgatattttattaatggttATAACTTTCATACTGTCACACATGGCATGGAGAAGGCCACCATGAATAGTGGTGTTTGTGTACAAGGGACCAATGCTGATGATTCATCTACTGATTTCTATGGTTTACTTGAAGATATAGTCCAACTTGAGTATCATGGTAGTCGATGGAATCATGTCGTTCTTTTTGAGTGTACATGGTTTGACCCAATAAATGGCACTAAAGTTCATCCTATATATAAGTTGGTTGATATTAATCGGAAAAGGATTTATCCAAAGTATGATCCATTTGTGTTGGCACAACAAGCTATTCAAGTGAACTACATTGACTACCCAAGTACAAAAAAGGATAAGGTTGATTGGTTGGCTGTGTCCAAGACTAAAGCTAGGAGAATGGTTGAGGCAACTTGGCCAGAAAAGGATGGATCTGCATATCAAATGGAGGAAATTCAATCCTTAACAGGCGTCAATGTTATGGAAGACATTCTTCATTTGTTTGACCCACAAGGCATTCAACTTGTTGTTGACTTATCTGATATATTACAACCCATATCAGAGGGTGAGAGCGAGAAGGATGAATTGAcagatgatgaagataatgaacaatctgatggtgatgatgatgatgatgatgatgatgatgttgttgttgttgttgatgatgatgatgatgaacatgatttttaa
- the LOC120253954 gene encoding uncharacterized protein LOC120253954 isoform X2 — protein sequence MTWHATHERNEGVMQHPSDAEAWKHFDRTYPDFAQETRNIRLGLCADGFAPHGQFGRTYSCWPVVVTPYNLPPGMCMKRPYMFLTLICPGPKNPKKNIDVFLQPLIDELNNLWVCGEMAYDISKSEYFRMKAALLWTINDFPAYGMLSGWSTAGVFGCPICMESSNAFHLQHGRKASYFDCHRKFLPQNHSYRKDKKSFIRGRVEKNGAPPILSGDEILNRVMMFPTAVEDPINTPPGYGADHKWTKRSIFWDLPYWKTNLIRHNLDVMHIEKNVFDNVFFTVMDVKGKSKDNINARKDVGVLCDRKEIAVPSNSTCRSIPKALYTLTKAQKRVICEWIHQLRFPDGYASNLGRCVDMNELKITGMKSHDCHVFMQRLIPIAFRELLPSFIWNPLTELSLLFQCICSVVLDIGKLIDLEEKVAVILCNLEKIFPPAFFDSMEHLVVHLPYEARIGGPVQYRWMYPFERFLQELKKTLKNKAHVEGSICQAYIAQEINIFAEHYFEPHISCRRRRLRRNDEGVSNDIFPPFSIFNYIGRAQGRPKIRWLSENELHVAHTYILRNCPEVQSYYKIFVNYLQGNPADAIDKAIDKHFAKWFESFVANEINQVTDPLLQSLAWGPSKKVTTWPGYFINGYNFHTVTHGMEKATMNSGVCVQGTNADDSSTDFYGLLEDIVQLEYHGSRWNHVVLFECTWFDPINGTKVHPIYKLVDINRKRIYPKYDPFVLAQQAIQVNYIDYPSTKKDKVDWLAVSKTKARRMVEATWPEKDGSAYQMEEIQSLTGVNVMEDILHLFDPQGIQLVVDLSDILQPISEGESEKDELTDDEDNEQSDGG from the exons ATGACCTGGCATGCTACTCATGAAAGAAACGAGGGAGTAATGCAACATCCATCTGATGCGGAGGCATGGAAACATTTTGATAGAACTTATCCTGATTTTGCCCAGGAAACTCGTAATATTCGTTTGGGTTTATGTGCTGATGGCTTTGCACCGCATGGACAATTTGGGAGGACTTATTCATGTTGGCCAGTGGTTGTGACTCCTTATAACCTTCCACCAGGCATGTGCATGAAAAGGCCTTATATGTTCTTAACTCTAATTTGTCCCGGGCCTAAGAACCCGAAGAAGAACATAGATGTTTTTCTACAACCTTTGATTGATGAGTTGAATAATTTATGGGTTTGTGGTGAAATGGCATATGATATTTCCAAAAGTGAATATTTTCGCATGAAGGCTGCACTTTTGtggacaattaatgattttccaGCATACGGGATGCTATCTGGGTGGAGTACTGCCGGGGTTTTCGGATGTCCAATATGTATGGAGAGCTCCAATGCTTTTCACCTACAACACGGTCGGAAGGCAAGCTATTTTGATTGTCATCGAAAGTTCTTACCACAAAATCATTCGTACCGTAAGGACAAAAAATCTTTCATTCGAGGTCGTGTGGAAAAAAATGGTGCACCGCCAATATTGTCGGGGGATGAAATTCTTAATCGAGTTATGATGTTCCCAACAGCAGTTGAGGACCCAATTAACACTCCCCCAGGGTATGGAGCAGATCATAAATGGACAAAAAGAAGCATTTTTTGGGATCTTCCTTATTGGAAAACCAATTTGATCCGACACAATCTTGATGTGATGCACATcgaaaaaaatgtttttgataaTGTGTTTTTCACTGTGATGGATGTGAAAGGGAAGAGCAAGGATAACATTAACGCAAGAAAAGATGTTGGAGTTCTTTGTGATCGTAAGGAGATAGCAGTTCCTTCAAATAGTACATGTCGTTCTATTCCTAAAGCACTCTACACTTTAACTAAAGCACAGAAGAGGGTTATTTGTGAGTGGATTCACCAATTAAGGTTTCCAGATGGTTATGCTTCTAATCTTGGAAGGTGTGTTGAcatgaatgaattaaaaataactgGTATGAAAAGCCATGACTGCCATGTGTTTATGCAGAGGCTGATTCCGATTGCTTTTAGGGAATTGCTACCATCGTTCATTTGGAATCCATTAACAGAATTAAGCTTATTATTCCAGTGTATATGTTCTGTTGTGCTTGACATTGGCAAACTTATTGATTTAGAAGAAAAGGTTGCAGTGATTTTATGTAACTTGGAAAAGATTTTCCCACCGGCATTTTTTGATTCTATGGAGCATCTTGTTGTCCATTTGCCCTATGAGGCTAGAATTGGAGGCCCTgttcaatatagatggatgtatccttttgaGAG GTTTcttcaagaactaaaaaaaactttaaagaaTAAAGCACATGTTGAGGGTTCAATCTGTCAAGCATATATTGCGCAGGAAATCAACATTTTCGCAGAGCATTACTTTGAACCTCACATATCATGTAGGAGGAGGAGATTGCGACGAAATGATGAGGGTGTGAGTAATGACATTTTCCCACCTTTCTCTATATTCAATTACATTGGTCGAGCTCAAGGTCGTCCAAAGATCAGGTGGCTATCGGAAAATGAGCTACATGTAGCGCATACGTACATATTGCGAAATTGCCCGGAAGTACAGTCATATTACAA GATATTTGTCAACTATCTACAAGGTAACCCCGCTGATGCTATTGATAAGGCGATTGACAAGCATTTTGCAAAGTGGTTTGAAAGTTTT GTTGCAAATGAGATCAATCAAGTCACGGATCCTCTCTTGCAGAGCTTGGCTTGGGGTCCATCTAAGAAAGTAACAACATGGCCAGgatattttattaatggttATAACTTTCATACTGTCACACATGGCATGGAGAAGGCCACCATGAATAGTGGTGTTTGTGTACAAGGGACCAATGCTGATGATTCATCTACTGATTTCTATGGTTTACTTGAAGATATAGTCCAACTTGAGTATCATGGTAGTCGATGGAATCATGTCGTTCTTTTTGAGTGTACATGGTTTGACCCAATAAATGGCACTAAAGTTCATCCTATATATAAGTTGGTTGATATTAATCGGAAAAGGATTTATCCAAAGTATGATCCATTTGTGTTGGCACAACAAGCTATTCAAGTGAACTACATTGACTACCCAAGTACAAAAAAGGATAAGGTTGATTGGTTGGCTGTGTCCAAGACTAAAGCTAGGAGAATGGTTGAGGCAACTTGGCCAGAAAAGGATGGATCTGCATATCAAATGGAGGAAATTCAATCCTTAACAGGCGTCAATGTTATGGAAGACATTCTTCATTTGTTTGACCCACAAGGCATTCAACTTGTTGTTGACTTATCTGATATATTACAACCCATATCAGAGGGTGAGAGCGAGAAGGATGAATTGAcagatgatgaagataatgaacaatctgatg GTGGATAG